gtgtttacgtgaattcaccaaaccaagatggcaccCGCGCTCTAAATCGGAATGTGTGTGACATCACTCGAAAACAGtccatacatgcatacataaatatacaatataagTGTATACACGTACAGACATCACGAATCACATCCAAAGCGGCATGAGGTGAATCGACTGAATTGCTTAATCCATACTGATTATCAGAGCGGAGAATTGTAATGCATTGACAAATTGATGCATttactctaaccagttgctccaacaTGCCACCTGCATATAATTTAGTaggatgaaaataattttgaacacTGTTCAGTTTCACAACATAATGATAACAGTATAATTGTATTCAATGATAAATTAGagcttcaatatttattttactgtatttattgcaTCATCTTGGAATTGTGGACGCTTTTGCATACTTCttttaaatgctctttttgtATTTCCTGTGTCCACTATTCACCAAAGCACTTCagcaataaatacacacacacaggtaaacAATGCTAGATTAGATGTTTGTGCATTGACGGGCACAGACTGGTCGTATTTTATGCCAGTAGTTTTAAGACAGAGGCGGTAGTCGGGTGCAGggctaccatgaacacttttcatttacACCCACCTTGGGGGGCCTGAAAATGTAATCTCCAAAAAAGGgggggctgcaaaaaaaaaaaaaaaaaagtttgggaaccattATTTCACGTGTGTCTTGGACACATGGGACGCACATCAACAAGATAGCTGcatatagttttgttttttgggggggagggggggtaggAGCGAcaattagaaaataaaatttggaTTAAAACTCTCGAAATAATCCATCAATCATGGCTTTTCCTGTTCAGAGCTGCAGGGAGGTTGAGTCTATCTGAAGTCGAGAGCCAGGACTgatcagtcaatcacagggaacataaaGAAGAGAGACCACCATGCACAGTCATTCATACCATCACTTTGTGAGAAGTGAACTCACGCACCCGCAAGGGAGTCAGGCGAGGGAACTACAAAACCATCATGACTCCCAAAACAATATTTCTTTGTTATACGATGCCAAATTCAACAGCCTAACTTATACAATCACAACACAACTTCTTACCTGTCCTCGTCGCCATCCATGGTTATATGGATGCCGAACAGGCTGTTGACAGCAGGGCTGGGAAGGCCAAGACCCCCCGTGATGAAAGGCTTCATATTGTCTTTCCCTGGCAACACACTGCCACTGGGCTGAGGTAGGACTTCAGATTTGGACAGACCATCTTCTGCCTGGGTACTGAATCCAGTGAGAAGGCCTGTGGTGGCACCTCCATGGGCACCTTGGGGTTGAAGAATCCCTCCGATCCCCAGCCCTTGATTCACCCCACCTGTAGGGTTATTGGTGGTAGCGGGCAAAGTGACGGGCACATTCTGGACCCCGCTGGTGGCAGAGGATGTGGGAGCAAGGCCTAACCCTGCTGAGGGCTGTGTATGGTTGACCAGCTGCTGCTGACCACCACCTGGTGCCATGTGCAGCAGAAGGCCCTGGGCGGAGGGTGCCTCAACCCCTAGGCCCTGGGCTGATGACCCGGCTGGTAAGATAAGAGATGAAGGGCCTACAGAATGAGGAAGAGGGTTTGAACCAAACTGCTGCTGACGGTAATCTGGCTGGCCCGCAGGTGGGTTAGAATATGGAAAGTGCTGTACTTGTGTGGCAGGCGGCGGGATGGGAGACTTCTGCTGTAAGGAACCCTGGTGCACGCACTTGAGGTTATTTGATAGGAAAGTTTGGGGAGCAGCAGGTTGCATATTGACCTGAGcatgttgtgtttgttttgatgatgtCATTGAGTAACCTGTGGGCTGGAAGGCACTTGCCCCACTCCCAATCTGGGTGACCAAGCCAAAGCCTTGCAGCACAGTTTCGGAAGAATGACTGGGATTTGTAGCTGTGTGGCTGCTGTCCACAGCATTCTCCAAAGCCTGTGAGGAGGAAGCACTGCTCGAGAGAACAATGTTACTGATGGTCCCTATTCCACTGTCCCGTTCCATACTGTGATCAAGGGTTACAGCTGGTTTGATGCTATCCACGGTCCGACCGCCATTTGAATCTGAGTCTTTGTCATGGAATTCGGTGCAAGTCCATCTTCCTCTTCTAAAGGGCTCTCCGGTACCATGGTCTAATTTAATGACCCTGAAGCGAGAGCTGCAGGTATTCACAGGTGTAACAGTGGTACTTGGGAAGGGGGCAGCAGGAGCAGAAATTGGCTGAGCTGTTGCTGCTGCAGACGCATTTGTTGCCGAATGATAGGGGGCCAAAAGACCACCGCCTGCACTTTTATTATCGCCGAGACCCTCGTTGACAGGAGCTGTCAAAGCGGTCTGACCCTCTTGCGTGTCTCCCAGGTTGTTCAACGTTTCCTCGGATGAGCTCCTATCACACAAAGCGAGGTCGACTCGGGAAACATCAAATATTTCCGACGACACATCCTCTGTTCGGGACTCGTCGGGGTCGTCTTGACTTTCGGTGTCGTCTACGGTGTTGTTGGCCGCCACCTGAGCCTGCGTAACACTCGTGATTTGGaaacaactcttttttttcgcTGGCATTTTCGACATGTTGGCTAGCTCTGTCGAATCAATGTATTCCCACATGAAACGAAGCGCCACACGCCGCTTCTTACTGCTCACTTCACTGGTAGAGGACATGAAACGGAGACGTACCAACACAGCACTTTTCCATATCGTTTATTTCTCGTCAAGTCCACCCGTTGAGAAGTCACAAGCTCAGTCCAAGATTCTCCCAAACTCCTGAGACGTTGCGCAGTGTCCAGTCACTGCACTCCTCCCCGGCCTCTCTCTGACACCCAGCCAGCCGCCCTTGTGTCCTCCGGAGTCCACCACAAGCAGCCGCTTGTCAGACTTGTTCAGTAGCTGTCCCCGGAACTTCAGTCCGAAGCAGACCCGGGTTTGTGAGGCCacctctccctctttctctaGATGCCGACTAGCCGAGTTAGCTCAAGTGAGCTAGTTTCGCCTCCCCCAATACCAACAGGTGTGGATTCATAATGTAAACATTCCCTTCTGGCTCTTCGAATAAGAAAGTATAATCCAGCAACGGAGAGGAGTGGGTGTGGAAATGACATCAAAGTCGTTGAAGTCTGGCCTCTTCGTGTCGTAAGTGACTTGTGGCTGTTAGCTGACAGACAGCCACTGGAAGCTTTCCGATACTTGCTGCTAGCTGCTGCCTGCCTGGGTGCCTGCCTCTCCTCCACCAGACAAGATGGCAAAAGCCAAGTGCATCCTGGGTAAATAGGTCAAATACATGTTACCCCCAAACGTAAGAAATATTTGTCATAATGCGACCAAAAAGTAATGTTAATTTTACTTGGAGTAATTTAATTTTACGGAGGCATCGAATTTCCTAAATTACAAATACGGAAACGTAATTCGTGTGTCGTCACTTCCGGCCAGTGGTTCATCGACTCATACGCAGATTAAGTATCGCAAGTACAGCGTTGCAAGTGTTAAAGGGGATATAAATTGGAGGTGCTTTGCAAAATGTGTAACGTCTCCTTTCTAGCCGTTGGTATTCaattcccataaaaaaaaagctttgaaaaaaatatgttactTCACAGTGAGGACGATGGACGACTGGTTGAaacatctgcatcacagttcagagtaggttcaaatccggccccgcctgccTTGAGTTGTCTCCCTGTAGATgcgtgggttgttttttttttttttttttcgggtacaccggtttcctccatccccaaaacatgcatgatatcTTAAGTGAAGACTGAAAAAGTGAAGATTAAATACCCCACCTCTAGCCCAGAGTCAACACAGGCGGGATAGGCGGCACAACATCCTCCACTCTAGAAATGTGGTTCaagaaatggaaggatggatgaataaaatgcaTCCTTTTAAAACATTGACAGTCTTCATCAGTCACAAAATggctgtaaaatgtatttttatgttgtaaTAAAGTCGTTTTTTGAGCCTTGATGTCCACTAAATGAGGGTTAATCGATTTCTTTTCTGAAAGCTACTTCTTGAATTATTGCAAGGGGCTCACAGTTTTATATGCATCTGAAATTTGTCCAAATTACCTATAATTATGTGCTATTGTTAATTTTTAATAATGTTGATTTACAAGGTCGTCTACCTTGTGAATTCATTGTTGAAAATTATTGTGTTTATTAAACACATTAACCCCTATACTACAGGAACACAACAAAAGACTTGAGGCATGGCTTctgagatgggaaaaaaaagagagacaggAAGTGGAACTTGGGCCTATGACACGTCTCTTATCAAGACAGGGACGTCACCCTCTGGTGATTTCACAATCAATACTTCAAATTCATGTGACCATGCTGAGTCACAATCATCTTTCGTAACAGGGTTAGAACATCAGCGTAATGGCGGTGCTCTTAATTATTCGGGCACTATGTTTTCAACATCAGACTCACTATAGGAACCCTTCCCTTCAGAGTGgccttttatttctttatagTGTATTAGTCATTTATGAGACAGTCTGCTGCCTGCTGCCAGTTTATTGTGTAACACTCAACCGCGGAACATTTTGTCACAAGATTGGGACATGGCATTGgcgaaaaaaaggaaaagtttaTCCTGTTGATTCTTTCGCGACTGATGGTAGTCGGCATGATATGAATCACTTTATCTTCAACACAAGGgtcatgttttcatttcacCCTGTCTGCTGTTTCAGATGGTTCTGATCAATTTTGAGATGATACATGAAGTATTTATCAGTTTTACAGTTTTACCATGAACCTGTCATTACCCTGTGATCTTTCGTTGTCGCTATGGGTTTTCgggggttttttgtttgtttgtttcttgcaGCGGATGCCAAGAAGGGGGGTAGAAATTTGTGTGCACCCAATATGCATTACGATCGGCTTGGTTTTAAAGCACAGGAGCAACAGGTGATAATCGCTGCTCTATTATCTGCTCCCCACCAGTTTCTTCATGCTTTTTCTTGCCGTGCTAATGTTAAGTATTTCCTCTCCTTCCCTTCTCTGAGTCCTGTTCATAGACTCATGTGAAAATACTTTTCTGCCTCTTTGAAAGGTTTCTACAGTCTTGCGTAGTAGCTTCCATTCATTCCAGTTCGTCTGTTCTTTCCTCTCGAAATGTGTgtagtttagtttagttagtTCAGTTTATCActaattgtttattttgttgacaCGTACCCGAAAGAGAGCTACTCTATACATATATTCGATAactgtaatattaataatacgTTGGGGCAAGTGAAAGTCTATTCAGAAATAATGCAGACTagtccaacaaatgaaaaatccaatttgacTATTTGACAACGATGTATTGATCCAGAAAAAGGATACACTGGCATGTTTTGAGTGCAGCATTCTCACTCCGGAAATGTTTATGCcacatctttgtgtgtgtgtgatagagagagagagcaagagagataTTTACAGACTGCTACTTCACACCACGTATTATGACTGCTCTTCCCAAATACTACTATACCAGTATCAGGTGTGTACAATGACAGCATATGTTGTGGTCGCAAGTAGCGTTCTTCGTGAATGCAGGTGGCTTTAATTCAGCCAGTTCAAGAATCCAGAGGGCTTCATTGTCATTTCAGCCATTTACACATTCATAGTGCAATGAGTTATATACTAGTAAAGTCagtttttgttaaatatttcaaaagctTGCTGCATGTGCCCCTGTTTTAACTTAGAGCACTTCTCCCCTCAAAGGCCTCTGCATGCCCCTgctcaaatatttttcattttgccagTATGAGGCAATTACCGGCAGTATGTAGTCAAAGCTGTGAACATAGTGGCTGAGAAATTGCTATGGCATACAGTATTGCTACCCCAATAAGTCTCAGTAATCCTCAAATTACATGGTTACATAATGTGCCAACTCACAAGCTCTGTCTGACAAAATTTTATGCAGTACTCAGCTAACCTATTGGAGAAGGAAAATAACTCGATACATACACGTCTTGGAAGACTGTGATATTCAAGGAGATATCGATGCACGTGAAATGAGAAATCTTTAAAATGATGAGcaaaaaatgtcatccatccattttctgagccgcttatccacacaagtgtcattggggccaatcccagctgtcatcgggcaggagcggggtacaccctaaactggtgtCCTGGGcgcataaagacagacaacagtcgcacttacaatcaaaatcacacctagggacaattgagagtgtccaattaatgttgcatgtttttgggatgtgggaggaaactggagggcccggagaaaacccacacaggcacagggagaacattcagactccacacaggcgggccgggatttcTACcacggtcgtcagaactgtgaggcagacactttacagctgcggcaCTGTGCTTCAGCAAAGAACTTAATGTGATAAAATTATTAAGTTAGAAGTTAATTTTAAGTTAATAttaaatttattatttaaatgtagTATTTTTAGACAGTAGTTAttgacaaatatatttttgctaTTACAGTGTTATTATTAAGTGGTGCTCTTGGGTCTGTATGAGTGTGGACTTTGCTTTGAGAGCTGCACAACTAAATGTTGTTTTAGCGTGTAATGACACCAAATATTATTCTGACATGATCTGTTTGGTAAGttctttgaaaaatcacagaTGAGCTTGTCTAATGGCCTGCGAATTTGCAAATGAAACaacatttcattcatccatctttttttatgcTGCTCATCCCCAACGTCATCCTCTCCTCTGTGGCCAAGTCATTGGCCTGACCTGAAACTTATCATGCACGTTTTTCACTTATTGGATAAAGAACTGAAAACAGCAGTAAGTTCAGGTTGTTCCAGTGAA
Above is a genomic segment from Syngnathoides biaculeatus isolate LvHL_M chromosome 7, ASM1980259v1, whole genome shotgun sequence containing:
- the tsc22d2 gene encoding TSC22 domain family protein 2 isoform X1; protein product: MSSTSEVSSKKRRVALRFMWEYIDSTELANMSKMPAKKKSCFQITSVTQAQVAANNTVDDTESQDDPDESRTEDVSSEIFDVSRVDLALCDRSSSEETLNNLGDTQEGQTALTAPVNEGLGDNKSAGGGLLAPYHSATNASAAATAQPISAPAAPFPSTTVTPVNTCSSRFRVIKLDHGTGEPFRRGRWTCTEFHDKDSDSNGGRTVDSIKPAVTLDHSMERDSGIGTISNIVLSSSASSSQALENAVDSSHTATNPSHSSETVLQGFGLVTQIGSGASAFQPTGYSMTSSKQTQHAQVNMQPAAPQTFLSNNLKCVHQGSLQQKSPIPPPATQVQHFPYSNPPAGQPDYRQQQFGSNPLPHSVGPSSLILPAGSSAQGLGVEAPSAQGLLLHMAPGGGQQQLVNHTQPSAGLGLAPTSSATSGVQNVPVTLPATTNNPTGGVNQGLGIGGILQPQGAHGGATTGLLTGFSTQAEDGLSKSEVLPQPSGSVLPGKDNMKPFITGGLGLPSPAVNSLFGIHITMDGDEDSASGASVVAIDNKIEQAMDLVKSHLMYAVREEVEVLKEQIKELYERNSMLERENAVLKSLANSDQLNHLSNHGSTSPLQQQQQHSAVTNSAPLTQHEVSQSVPHQPNITSA
- the tsc22d2 gene encoding TSC22 domain family protein 2 isoform X2 — translated: MSSTSEVSSKKRRVALRFMWEYIDSTELANMSKMPAKKKSCFQITSVTQAQVAANNTVDDTESQDDPDESRTEDVSSEIFDVSRVDLALCDRSSSEETLNNLGDTQEGQTALTAPVNEGLGDNKSAGGGLLAPYHSATNASAAATAQPISAPAAPFPSTTVTPVNTCSSRFRVIKLDHGTGEPFRRGRWTCTEFHDKDSDSNGGRTVDSIKPAVTLDHSMERDSGIGTISNIVLSSSASSSQALENAVDSSHTATNPSHSSETVLQGFGLVTQIGSGASAFQPTGYSMTSSKQTQHAQVNMQPAAPQTFLSNNLKCVHQGSLQQKSPIPPPATQVQHFPYSNPPAGQPDYRQQQFGSNPLPHSVGPSSLILPAGSSAQGLGVEAPSAQGLLLHMAPGGGQQQLVNHTQPSAGLGLAPTSSATSGVQNVPVTLPATTNNPTGGVNQGLGIGGILQPQGAHGGATTGLLTGFSTQAEDGLSKSEVLPQPSGSVLPGKDNMKPFITGGLGLPSPAVNSLFGIHITMDGDEDSPPFFGDYIFRPPKVGVNEKCSW
- the tsc22d2 gene encoding TSC22 domain family protein 2 isoform X3, translated to MSSTSEVSSKKRRVALRFMWEYIDSTELANMSKMPAKKKSCFQITSVTQAQVAANNTVDDTESQDDPDESRTEDVSSEIFDVSRVDLALCDRSSSEETLNNLGDTQEGQTALTAPVNEGLGDNKSAGGGLLAPYHSATNASAAATAQPISAPAAPFPSTTVTPVNTCSSRFRVIKLDHGTGEPFRRGRWTCTEFHDKDSDSNGGRTVDSIKPAVTLDHSMERDSGIGTISNIVLSSSASSSQALENAVDSSHTATNPSHSSETVLQGFGLVTQIGSGASAFQPTGYSMTSSKQTQHAQVNMQPAAPQTFLSNNLKCVHQGSLQQKSPIPPPATQVQHFPYSNPPAGQPDYRQQQFGSNPLPHSVGPSSLILPAGSSAQGLGVEAPSAQGLLLHMAPGGGQQQLVNHTQPSAGLGLAPTSSATSGVQNVPVTLPATTNNPTGGVNQGLGIGGILQPQGAHGGATTGLLTGFSTQAEDGLSKSEVLPQPSGSVLPGKDNMKPFITGGLGLPSPAVNSLFGIHITMDGDEDRSRVPKR